DNA sequence from the Streptomyces canus genome:
GTGCCGCTGAGCGAACGGCAGCTCGCCGCCTTCGCCGACAAGCACGCCGTGCAGATCCCGTACGACACCAGCCCCCGCCACCTCGTCGGCCCCGGAGACGCCCGCCACGTCACCCACGGCCTGGCCGCCGCCGGATGGAACGCCGTCTCCGACCCCCTGAGCGCCGAAATCATCCTGGCAAGCCCTGACCTTCGCCACCGGCTCCAGTTCGACCCGCAGTCCCGCACCTCGGCGTGGTGGCGGCTACGGGCGGAGCCCGTCGGCACCGAGCCCGGCTGGTACGCCGAGTTCGGCGAACTCGTGCCCGCCGAGGTCCTAGCTGCCTTCACCGACGCCCTCACCGCCCCGCCGCCACAGCAGCCGGACCCGTGGCAGCAGGTGACCTCGGCAAGATGGCACCACGAGCCAGACGGCGCGCGCTCGCCGGACTCCATGTGCCACATCGAACTGTGGCCGTTGAGCGAATTCCACGACCGGTCGTCCTGGCACATCGAGACCCGCGAGCCCGGCCACGGGGAGTTTTCCGGCCCGCGCATCTGGCACGCCTACCTCGACGAGCACACCCCCGCTCACCTGGTCAGCGCGTTCCTCACCGCGCTGACCGACCACAGCCCGCTCCAGCGCGGCATGTTCGAACGCACCGGCCACCACAGCGCCGTACAGGAGCCCAGCCCGCTGCACCCGCAGCAGGTGGTCGACGCCCACGCCACGCGCATCAAGCATCTGCGCGCCCAGGCACGCTCAGCCCGCCGCCAGCAGACGAAACCCGCGACGATCCCGGCGCACGCCAGTACCGCGCAGCCGGCCGCTCGCCGCTGACCTGACAGGACCCCTCCCCATCTCCCGAGACCACCACGCACACCGCGACTTCCTGCGCCACCTCGACCACTACGTGCGGGACAGCCAGAAGATCCTCGACGCCTGGGACGCCTACTCCGACGAGCACACCGGCCTCGACGGCTGGCCCTACGACGACCACGCCTACGGCATGCGCAAGAGCCAGCGCGATGCCGACACCGCCGAGGCGTTCGAGCCGCTCCGCTACGGCGCCCGGCACCTGCTGGCGACCGCTGAGACACAGCTGACCCAGCTGCCGGAGAACACGGTGCAGAGCCGCTGGGTATACCAGCTGAGCGTCCTGCACACGGCCCTCGACCGTCTCGACGAACTGCACGAGCAATGGCTGCTCACCCGCGACGCCCTGCCCGCCACCGCCAAGCCCGGCACCACCGAATTTGACGACGCCCTCGCCGAACATCACGCCGAATCTTGGAGCTACCTCGACGACTGGGCCACCCACGGCAAAGCGCTCCGGGAGATCAACACCGCAGCCCGCAAGGCCCCCTCATCCCTGCTTCCCATGCCTGCCCTCGCACCTGTGCGACGAACCGCGGCACGGAAGTGACTAGGGCGCCGACTCCCGAGACCGTCGAGGTCGACTTCATCACCCCGCGCCACCTCGCCGGCGGCGGTGACCCCGCCTGGATCACCGTTCCCCTCCACCGTGCCTGCGGATAGAGCCACCGCCTGGAGCCCGACCCCGACGACCAGTGGTGGACCCTGCACCACGTCGCCGAGCCGGACCGGCCCGCCTGGTACGCCAGCTTCGGCGCCCGCACGCCCGTCGAACTGATCGCCGCCTTCACCGACGCCCTCACCGACCCGGCCCCAGCCGCTGACGCGCCTTGCGACCCGTACGGAGCGCTCCGGCAGGCCGGCTGGTCACCGTACGGCGACAACGGCCTTGCTTCCCCCGACAAGACGGCGTACGTCGAGCGGCTGGGAACACCAGCTGATCCGGAAGCCTGGTTCATCACGGTCACCCTCGGCATGCGCCAGAAGGTCTGGCAGGCCCGCTTCGGTGCGCACACTCCGCCACACCTTGTCACCGCGTTCACCGCCGCGCTCGGCGATCCGAAGCCCGTGCACCGCACCGACAGCGGGCACAGTCTGCCGACCCTCGACCCGAACGTCGGTATCCGCCGGACGACCGACGTGCTCGCCGTGTACGTCGCCGGCGCGCTGACCGCGTTCACTCCCTCGCTGCCCGGCGCACCACCACGCCGCCGGCCTCGATCCCCTCACGGCCAGCGCCGCCCAGGCACGGCCGCAGCCGCTAATCCTCCCTCCCCGCCCGGAAGCACATAGCTCTTGCCCCCTTCCACCTCCAGCAGCAACACCGACGGATACGACCTCGTCCTGCGCCTCCTCCTCGGCGTGCTCGCCGTCGTCGTCCCCCTGTCCCACCTGGCCTGGCTGTCCGGCAACATCACCGCCTACCTCACCGGCACCAGCTGGGCCCCCTACCAGCCGACCAACGCCCTGCTCCACCCCGAGCAAGTCTGGCCCGACACAGGAGAAACGTCCCTGCTGATCGGTGCCCGCATCGTCCCCGTTCTCCTGCTCCTCTCTCTCGGGGCGGGGGCTGGCGTCCTCTGGGCCCGGCACAAGAACCGAGGCGGCGACCGGAAGAAGATCACCGACATGGCCAAGGCCCGGGACATCGAGCCGCTGATGGCCAAGGCGATCACCGACAAAGCCCGCTCCCTGCGCCCCAGCCTGAAGGACAGCAAGCACATCGACGCGAAGGACACCGGCATCCTTCTCGGCAACCTGCAGGGCAGCCGCCACGAGGTACGGATGGGGTTCGAGGACGTCGCCGTCGCGATCATGGCGCCCCGGTCCGGCAAGACCACCTCGCTCGCCATCCCGTCCATGCTCGGCGCACCCGGCCCGGTCCTGCTGACGTCGAACAAGGCCGCCGGCGACGCCTTCACCACCGCCTACGAGGCAAGGGCCCGGGCGGGGGCGGTGTGGACCATGGACCCGCAGCAGATCGCGCACGCCGCCCGCGAGATGTGGTGGAACCCCCTCGCCAGCGCGAAAACCCTGGACGGGGCGAACCGGCTCGCCGGACACTTCCTCGCCGCGAGCGTCGATGCGTCCCAGCAGGGCGACTTCTGGTCGAAGGCCGGCAGCAACGTCCTTTCCCAACTGCTGCTGGCAGCAGCACTCGACGAGCGCCCGATCACCGACATCATGCAGTGGCTCGCCTTCCCCGCCGACCGCACTCCGCTGGACATCCTGCGCGACCACGACTTCGCCGCCGTGGCCGCTCAGCTCAAGGGCACCGTCGAAGGCCCCCCGGAAACGAGGGACGGTATCTACGAGACAGCCCGGCAGTACGCCTCCGCGCTCCTGAACGCGGAAATCGCCGCGTGGGTGACGCCGCAGAAGGACGTCCCGGAATTCCGGCCGGAGCAGTTCGTCACGTCTACCGACACGCTGTTCCTACTCAGCAAGGACGGTGGCGGCGGAGCCTCGGCGCTGATCGCCGCGTGCGCGGACTCCGTGATGCGGGCCGCGACCGCGCAGGCCGAACGTGCCGGCGGGCGCCTGGATCCGCCCATGCTGGCGATCCTCGACGAGGCCGCCAACGTGTGCAAGATCAGCGACTTGCCGGACCTGTACTCCCACCTCGGCAGCCGCGGGATCATCCCGATCACGATCCTCCAGTCCTACCGCCAAGGCCAGAAGGTCTGGGGAGACGCGGGCATGGACGCCATGTGGTCCGCCTCGACTGTCAAGGTGATCGGCAGCGGTATTGACGACCCGGACTTCGCGGACAAGCTCAGCCGCCTGATCGGCGACCACGACGTGGAGACCACGTCCACCTCGCACTCAGAGTCCGGCAAGAGCACGTCAGTGTCGATGCGGCAGGAACGGATCCTGCCCGCCGACGCGATCCGCGCCCTGCCCAAGGGCACCGCGCTCTGCTTCGCCACCGGCATGCGCGCCGCCATGCTCGACCTTCGGCCGTGGTACCGGGAGCCCGGCGCGGAGGAGCTGTCCGCGGCGTCCGCCCGCGCGTCGCAGGCAATCACCGCCCGCGCCGTGGCGAAGCACGCGCCGGCACAGGACGGCTTCGGGTTGTCCGCGTGATACTCGACCTCTTCGCGGGGCCGGGCGGCTGGAGCAGGGCGCTGCACGTCCTCGGCGTGCGCGACATCGGGCTGGAATGGGACGAGTGGGCGTGCAAGACCCGGGCTGCGGCTGGGCAGTTGACCATCCGCACCGACGTGGGAAGGTATCCGACCTGGCCCTTCATCGGCCGCACCCGCGGAATGATCGCTTCCCCTCCGTGCCAGGCGTGGAGCATGGCCGGCAAACGCCTCGGCCTGCTCGACCAGCCGCTGGTGCACGCGGCGGTCGAGGACCTGGCCGCCGGACGCGACTCCCGCGAACGCCTCCTCGCCGCATGCCGTGACGAGCGCTCCCTGCTCGCAGCCGAGCCCATGCGCTATCTGTACGCCCTCAACACGGTCGGCGAGCCCGACTGGGTCGCCATGGAGGAAGTGCCGCACATCCTGCCCTTGTGGAAGCAGTACGCGGCCGTCCTGCGCGGGTGGGGGTTCTCCGTCTGGTACGGGATCCTCAACGCGGCCGACTTCGGCGTCCCGCAGACCAGGAAGCGGGCGATACTCCTGGCCTCCCGCGTCCGTACGGCGCAGCCTCCTACCCCCACGCACTCCCAACTGGCCGAACCGGAGTCGCTGTTCGGTCCCGGCCGCGCCCGCTGGGTCAGCATGGCCGAGGCTCTGGGATGGGGCGCGACCGACCGGCCCGTCCCCACCGTCTGCGCGGGCGGTGGACCCGGCGGCGGACCCGAACCGTTCCCGTCGGGCTCCCGCAAGACGCTGTCCAACGCCCGTGAGCGCGGCACCTGGATGCCCCGGCCGGACGGAGTGGTCCTGCAGTCCCGCCCCGAAGGCGCCGGATGGGCGGCCCCGCACGGCACACACGAGAACCGAGCCGCCGACGCTCCGACGCCGACGTTCACCGCTGAGGCCCACCGCTGGTCCTGGTCCCTGCGCAGCAACAACCAGGCAAACGCCACTGTCCGTCCACTGTCCGAGCCGGCTGGCACGCTGTTCTTCGGGCACCGCGCGAACGAGTGCACTTGGATCGCCGAGCCTGCCTCACCGTCGGCCATGGATGTCGACGTGCCAGCGGATCCCGAGCCGATCCGAATCACCGCCCACGAGGCGGGCATCCTGCAGACCTTCCCCGCCGACTACCCCTGGGCCGGCAACAAGGGCCAGCAGTTCTCCCAGATCGGCAACGCCGTGCCCCCGCTGCTCGCCGGCCACCTCCTCGCCCCACACCTCGGCGTCACCCTCGACCCCGACGACTTCACCCTCGCCGCCTAATGCCCCACGCCCCCGAACCCGACGAAGACGACCTCGACGCCATCCCACCGCCCCAGCCGGTGTTCCACGTCGAGCAGGCCCTCCTCGGCGCCCTCCTCCTCGAACCGCACCGCCTCAGCAACATGACCGGCATCGCCGCCGACTCGTTCTCCACCGCCGCGCACTCCGCCTTGTACGCCGCGATCACCACCTTGCCGCCGCCCGACCCCGCCGAGCACGCAAAGAACACCAAGTGGCTCGACCGCGTGCTCGCCACAGGCCGGGAGCAGGCGCGCGGACTCACCGCCTCCTACCTGCACACCCTCATCCAAGTCTGCCCCTGGGCCAGCCACGCCCCCGCCTACGCCCGGATGGTCGAAGCCGAACACGCCCGCCGCCGCCTACGGACGGCTGCAGAACGCCTCGTCCACACCGTCCACGACGCCAGCCTCCCGCACCCCGTACAGACGGTGCTCGCCGAGGCGGACGCACTCGCTGCGGTCGTGGATGACATCGCTAACCGCTTCCCGCCACGCGCAGGTGTGCTGCCGCGCACCACCGCCCCGCCGCCGCCCGCCGCACCCGACCCCGCAGAGGCAGTCGAGGAGGAACAGATTCTGCTCGCCACCGCCACGGCCTACCCCGCCGACATCGAGGCCGTCCGGTGGCTGCTCCCCGAGGACCTCACCCTGCCGCTGCACGCCGGCCTGTGGCAGTGCCTGACCACCCTGGCCCGCCGCCGCGAGCCCGTTGACCCTGTCACGGTTCTGTGGGAAGCCCAGCAGCGCGGCCTGCTGGACGACGGCAGTGGACCGGGCGAGGTGCTTCGCCTGCTGACCGAACCGGCCGGTTCCGTCGAGCACTGGGGGGAGAGAGCCCTGCAGCGCTCCCTTCTGGCCACGGCCGAACAAACCGGCCGACGCATCGAGGCGTATGCCAGCGACCCGGCGAACACTCCGTTCCAGCTCGTCGTCGGCGCCCGCCGCGGCCTCGCCGACATCAGCGCCATCCGCACCCGCTGGCAGCACGCCACCGGAGCCGCCCCGACACAGCGGCAGCGACCAGCGCCCACCACCCGCGCCGGCCCGCCGACCACCACGGCCGCGCACGCCGCCCGGTCCACACGAGCAACCCGGTAGCCCCCGCGTACCTCGGTGGCCGGGCCCGAAGGCCCGGCCACCGGCAGAAGAGACGAGACCCCAACGTGACTCCCGCCATCGACGCCCACGTCCGCCTCGACACCCACCCCACTCACCCGAGCGCCGTGACCGCCGTCCTGACCGGCAGTCAGGCCCGCGTCGCTCTTATAGCTCTGGAGGCTGCCGACTGGAGCGTCGCCGCCGACAACATCCTGGTCCTGGCCCGCATCGATCATGAGGAGCCCTACTGGGCCGAGGACGCAGCCAAGCACCTTATCGCCGAAGGCATCACCGTCGAGATCACCCCTCGGCTCCAGGAGGCCATCAACGAGGAATGGACCTGGGCGAACTACCCGATGCCCTGGTGCACCCGCAGCGAAATCCGCGAGGTCTCCAACCAGGCGCAGAAAATCCACGACGACATCCGCCACGGCCAGCTCCTCATCCACGCCCACGCCCACGACGGCCACACCACCGTCGCGGTCGGCACCTACCTCCACCCAGGCGGCAAGTCCGTCTACCTGCACGGCGAGGACCACCTGCGGCAAATCGCCGACACCTTCGACTCACCCGCCAAGGCCCTGCTCGCCTTCGAGAAGGCCCACTCGGCCGAGATGCACCCCGGCCCAGCTCCCCTGACCGACACCGAACGCGCCGCCATCGAAGCGCGCTCCGTCTTCGACGTCACCACGGCCAAGTCCGACCCCTTCAGCAATGAGCCGGAGACCGTCCCCGTCTACCTGGCCGATACCGGCGACCACGACGCGCTCCTCGACACCTTCCTCGAAGCGCACAGCGAGTTCGAAAAGTGGCGGACCTGGTCAGACGACACCACCCACGCGATTCACGAGTCCCAGACCCTGCGCATCGAGCGCGTCCACGAAGCCCACCCCCGCGAGACCGCATGGACCATCACCGCGTACGAGACGCCCGTCTCCGACCGCATGTGGCACCTCACCGCGACCGGCGCCACCCCGGCGCCCGTGCTCCAGACCCTGCTGCATCACCTCGCCGAGGGTGACGGCTGCGACACAGCCGTCGGCGGTCCGGTCGACGAGCAAACCGTCACTGCGGCCACCAGGCCCCTTACGGACGCCGGTTGGGAACACGCGGTCGACGGACGCTGGATCCGCTGGACGAACCTGGCCGGAGATGCCGGCGTCCAATTCGACGCTTTCGCCGCCCAGAATGCGAACAGTGCCCTGGCGACCTGGACCGTGTGGGCAGGCCCCAACATCGACCGCGCCGCCTGGGCTATCCACGCATCCCCCTACACACCCGCGGCACTCCTGGCCAGCCTCGCTGACGGCCTCGCCCACGCAACCGGCACCAGCACCACCACGGCGCCAACAGCATCCCGGCACGCTAGACAGTTCGTTACCACGTCACCCAGTCTTCCGCAGATCCCTAACCGACAATCAGGTAGCCGGAGCCGGTAACGGCCCGCCCCGTCCACCGCGAGGCGAGCGTCGGTCTGCCCACGAGAACACCGTGTCGAGATTGGTCGGTCATCCTCTCTGGACGGCCGAGCCGTCCGCCTCCGCGAGAGCTTGGACGAGACGACGGCGCACCGGCTTCCCGTACTGAAGGTGCAATCCGAGGATCAGCGCCGGCGGCATCGTCCGGTACCTGAACCACCGGGGATGACGCGGCGGTGCGACTCCCTCGGCGTTATTGCACTGGGTGCATAGGAGGCCGCGCACGAGGCCGGTCTCATGGCAGTGGTCGATCACTGCGTCGGCTTGAAAGGAGTGCCCGCACCCCGCGCAGCGGCCCGCTTGCCAGGCCACAAGCAGTTCGACGGGGTCCTCGTCGGGCAACGGCACCGCTCTTAGGTACGGCCAGGAGTGGCAGGCGGGTGGCTGGGCGGCCCAAAGCCTGCGTTCGGTCTGCTGCTCTACCGTCATATGGACGCATCCGCCAGAGACGTCGCGGAGATACGCGTGCGGGTAGTCGATGGTGTCTTGCCATTCCTCGTCGTTGAGGTGGCGGGCACATCCGGCAAGGCCGGGCAGCGGCCATGACTGGCATTGCCGGATGCCGTCGCTCAAGGGCCTGCCGCACCGGGCCTCGTCAGGGTGCAGCCCAGCTGCTCGCCGCTCTTGTCTGATCCGTGCGACCAGAGCGAGATGGCGGGCTCGCTCCGGTGTCATCTTCGGCTCGCGAGGGGGCGGGACCGTAATACGTGTACTCATGCGGGCCACTCCGGGGTCGGCGGCAACTGACGCAAACCTCATCCCACCACTCACCACTGACATTGGGTCTATGGTTACTCGCAAGCGGGAAACAGAGGCCGCAGCCGCAACCGCCTCCTCCCGCTGCAGCCCTCGACTCGCTCCACTGGCTGTCTACGGCCAACCCCCTTGTCACAGGCTCCTGTTAGCTTGCGAGCGTGTTTGACGACATTGCCCCTGACCAGTGGTGTCCGCTGTGCGAAGACTGGGTCTGCTCCTTGGTACGCGGGCGGGTATGCCGCAAGTGCCGACAACTGCAACGCCGGATGTGGCGGTACGGCCTGACGATTGCCCGATACAACGCCATCCTGCGGTCACAGGACTTCGCGTGTGCACTGTGCGGCGATAACGAAGAAGAAGATGACTTCGGAATTCCGCACGCGAAGACGTCCCACTGGCACGTCGATCACGACCACGCATGCTGCGGGCCCGGCTCTTCTTGCGGCAAATGCGTCCGAGGGCTGCTATGCCGTAAGTGCAACATGGAGTATCTGCCGGCCTACGAGCGTCTCCCGATGCACATGCGCGACAGCCCGCTGTTCAACACCTACCTCGCCGCTCCGCCAGCCCAGCAGTCAGCGGCTCAGGTGATCAAGGGCCGGGACAACATGTACCTGCCGACCTCGCACGCCTTCCTCATGAACAGGAAGTTCGCCGACGGTCTCGAGAGTGCGGCCGGGTAGAAGATCAGGTGTTGGCGGCGCGATGGCGGGTGCGAAGGCGAGAGCTCGTCCCCCTTCCAGGTGATAGGAGCCCGAAATCTGGCCGGCTCACCGCCAAGGGGCTTCTGCGTGATCTACGATGCAAATGCGGCTTGACCACCGCTCCCCGGAGGCGATTCGGCCCTGATCCTCCACGCTCGGGTGAACCGGTCAACACACGAATCTCCGCGCACCCCACCGGATCTCGCTTCCGTACGTCCTGGGCCGAGACGTGCAGGAGACCCATGAGCGCACTGCACCAAGACCTGTCCCTGCTCCGGCGCCTCTACACGGGCGAGAGCGTCCAACAGGGCCGCCGGGCGATCGATGGACTGCAGGGGGGCGAACCACCGATTCCAGAAGCCGCCTCGCCAGCTCAACAGCACCTTGAGGCCCGCGTACTCCTCGCGCTCCTGGAGTTCCGAGACATCTACACCCGCTTTCCCCTGGGGATCACCGTGGTTCGCCCCGAACCGAACGGCATCGCCCTCGCTGTTGAGAGCAGGGAGCGGGCATCGGAGATTCTTTTCCACCTGCTGCCGTCATGCGCCTCAGACGAAGAGGTGCAGGGTGTGCCTGGCCTACGCATCACTCGCCGAGATCGGACTGCGATCGAATTGCAGGTACTGGGAGAGCCCGCCCGGCTGCGGCTGTTCGGGCTACCAGCCAGACTCTGGCGCAGTGCCGAGGCGAGCACCCTGGACAAATGGATCGACCCAGACAGCATGCAGTTGTGTTGGCGTTCCTCGCCACGGTCCTGGACTCAGGTGGAGCGGGAGCACCACGCTCAATGGGAAGACGACAACGACCGCTACACCCAGGTCACGCAGCGTGGGGCCTGGCTGAGTAGCGGACTGCTCCGACGCGCTGCCCTCCTGCACACCGTCGCCAACACCTTCCTGATCGACGGCTACCGAGGCGCCGCCTTCGACGTGGCGCGGCTGGTGCTGCGCTCGTCGCACGTGCAGGAACAGGGACCAGGGCCGCACAACTTCATCGCCGCCCTGGTGGACCCGGTGTGCGGTCTGCCTCTCCTCCTCAAGAGGTTCCGCGGTGACACGGACGAAAGCTACGGCCGCGACCAGCAGTTCGTCCTCGGCGACGTCGGCAACACGGCCGTGTTTGACTTCAGGGCCACGATCGAGCCTCCGCCCTCCCGCCTTGCACCCGAAGTCTGGCAGGCCATTCTCCGCCGCGTCCCCCAGACGGGATTCACGAGCAGCCTGTCCCCGGGCGTACTCGCGGGGCTGTGCGGCTTGGGCGCGCCATAGAGAATGCGCAGCCGCCAGTTGCCCCGCACAGGCTTCGTGGAATCCAGGCCGTGATCAGCAGTAGCCCGACCGCGTGAATCTTCCAGCGTGTCCGTTCCCCAGACGCGGCCCGATGCATGCCATGTCCGTAGGGTGCGTCGTACGGGTGGATCAACGTGGGGTACAGCAGGCGCCTTCTGAAGCGCCCGCTTCATTCTGAGAAACAGCGCCTCTCCGAGTCTGCATCGCCCTGCACTATGAGCCCGGCAACCGACACGGGTTGCCGGGCCTCATCGCATTGTCAGTCAACGAGGTAGTGGGCTTCGACGTAGGCGACGGTGGAGCCGTACGGTTCGCCCACCGGCTTCAACATGTACCGGCGGAAGACTGCGGCGGTTGCACGGCGGACGCCGCGGTTGCGGGCCTCGGCGTTGTCCCATGACTGGGCGAGGGTGCGCTTGACCACCTGGTCGATCTCCTCGGCCAGGTTTTGCTCCGTGACGGTGAGGCCGGGCGGCGCGTGGTCGTGGATGATCCGTGACAGGACACCTACGTGGTCGTCGTCCAGTACGACGGCTTCGTCGGGGTGCTTCTCGGCGTTCACGATGGCACGGGCGACCCGAAGTGCTTCGGCCAGGAACTCCAAGGCGTCCTGGGCGTTCTGGATGATCCGGTCCCGCAGTTGCCTGATCCGCTCTGCCAGGGCGGTGTACTTCGCGGAACCCGGTTCGACGCCTTTCTCAAGGGCGGCCTTGATGTGGTCCAGGATCTCCGCCGCAGACGGCGGCCTCTTGTCCTCGCTGTCGTCCTTTTCGGGCTTGGGACGGACGAGGGCCAGCAGCTCCTTGAGGATCGTGATGCCCTGGGCATCCAGGACGAGGGCTTCTTCCTGGGAGGCGGCCACCGAGAAGGAGTGGACGTGGGCGTTGATTATCTCTAGGACCATCGGCCCCAGCTCGCCCAGTCGCTCCTTCCTTTCCTCGTCGGAAGACTTCTGGAACAGGGTCGTGTACGCAGACCCGAAGAGCCCGAACCCGTCCTGGTACTTGGCGACCCGCTTGTCCGTGTTGATGAGTGGGTACAGGCGGGCCAGAAGCCGGTAGTTCTTGCTGAAGACCTCGGCGGCGTCAGGGTTGGCGTCCAGGAAGCCGTTGATGGCACGTACGGACTCGTATCCGTGTGCCGTGAGGTCGAGGCCGTCCACATCTGCGAGGAGGTCTTCGATGCGGGCGAAGGTGGTGCGGAACTCGGCGACCAGGTCGGTCAGGTCGGTGACGAACCCGCCGCCCTTGCCGGCGGACCCCTCCGAGGTGGGGTCGACGACGGCACGCTGGACTTCTTCGGCCAGGCTGATGTAGTCCACGACCACGCCGGTGGTCTTCACGAATCCGGCCGGGGAGATCCAGGTGCGGTTCGGGCGGGTGATCGTCTGGAACAGGTTGTGAGCCTTCATTGGCTTGTCCAGGTAGAGGACGCCCTCGTTGGGGGCGTCGAACCCAGTCATCAGCTTGGCCGTCACGACCAGGAAGCACAGTGGGTCATCGGGAGTGAGGAATCGCCGCTTCTGGTCCTCCTCGTCGACCTCGGAGAGCCGGTAGGGCCGCATGGCCGCTTCCTCGGTCTTGGCGTCCGAGACGTGGATATTCACCTCTGCGGTGATCCGATCGTGCTTGCCGACCTCGGCGAGTACCTGCGACGCCTCGTAGCCGGCCAGCAGCTCGTTGATCTTGTCCGTGTATGCCACGGCCAGCTCACGGTTGTAGGCGACGACCTGCGCCTTGAGGCCGTTGCGATAGGTGCCGGCCAGGTAGTGGTCCACGATGTCCTGGCAGACCGTGTGGATGCGTTCGGGGTTGGCGAACACTGAGGTGAGGCGCCCGAACTTGCGGGACAAGGTTTCCCGGTCGGGGTCGTCGAGATCGAATTCGTCAGCGAACTGGTCGAACTCGGCCTGTAGGGCCCGGTCGTTCATCTCGAAGGTGACCGGGTGTGGGTCCAGCATGACCGGGACGGTTGCCTCGTCCTGAAGGGACCGGGAC
Encoded proteins:
- a CDS encoding type I restriction endonuclease subunit R, with amino-acid sequence MVKGIREREFQNSMIQWSLPMGWGFKAGRSLPRETTQTVLAGQLRDAIVRLNPEVIDGFDVDAVVEEIIATVNAVDGGLVRANEQVLELLRGHEEFRGADGVWHALKVIDFEHPTTNTLVVSDEVTITIPGKTPRRFDLVYWANGLPLVVVEVKSPTVKSGWADAAREINDVYATEYPWFFTPNVFAVASDGLKLRFGAAGAPLNLWQPFRSTDDDENLSGQADVQRSVELLLNPATVLDMLANFTLFDTSGGGADKKYLPRYPQMEAAHLIHRRVLADGKKGLVWHHQGSGKTLLMVFAASLLLADTRTESPTIILLSDRTQLVRQTSGVFTSAMGDAYFHQPSTSKELRSLLADDVRGVISTTVHKFADAGKNLSTRRNIIVLVDEAHRTQSSEEESLAGQMRAALPHAKFFGMTGTPVRNLATNTFALFGEETDPNRVLHRYSVSRSLQDEATVPVMLDPHPVTFEMNDRALQAEFDQFADEFDLDDPDRETLSRKFGRLTSVFANPERIHTVCQDIVDHYLAGTYRNGLKAQVVAYNRELAVAYTDKINELLAGYEASQVLAEVGKHDRITAEVNIHVSDAKTEEAAMRPYRLSEVDEEDQKRRFLTPDDPLCFLVVTAKLMTGFDAPNEGVLYLDKPMKAHNLFQTITRPNRTWISPAGFVKTTGVVVDYISLAEEVQRAVVDPTSEGSAGKGGGFVTDLTDLVAEFRTTFARIEDLLADVDGLDLTAHGYESVRAINGFLDANPDAAEVFSKNYRLLARLYPLINTDKRVAKYQDGFGLFGSAYTTLFQKSSDEERKERLGELGPMVLEIINAHVHSFSVAASQEEALVLDAQGITILKELLALVRPKPEKDDSEDKRPPSAAEILDHIKAALEKGVEPGSAKYTALAERIRQLRDRIIQNAQDALEFLAEALRVARAIVNAEKHPDEAVVLDDDHVGVLSRIIHDHAPPGLTVTEQNLAEEIDQVVKRTLAQSWDNAEARNRGVRRATAAVFRRYMLKPVGEPYGSTVAYVEAHYLVD